One segment of Paenibacillus rhizovicinus DNA contains the following:
- a CDS encoding carbohydrate ABC transporter permease, giving the protein MKTEYSAPAVRIAGPSRRKAQPVNIIRMAVLLIGTVAMLYPLLWVITIALKGNNDIFTTTPQWLPTEFHFENFVKGTKEIHFWQMFKNSVFISILSTIGQVASSIVVGYGLSRLRFPGRKLWFSSFIGSMMLPGFVGLVPVFHLFSQLGWYNTWLPLIVPSYLGNPAFTFLFIQFLSTIPKSFDEAAKMDGAGDTQILWRILVPMSLPVVVTMIIFAFNGSWNQYLEPLIYLVDQDKWTLSVALASFASNWTTQWNYFMAADLIYMLPLLIIFFFGQKYFMQGLGSVNSAGLK; this is encoded by the coding sequence GTGAAGACTGAATATTCCGCTCCGGCCGTCCGTATCGCCGGACCAAGCAGGCGCAAAGCCCAGCCTGTGAATATAATCCGAATGGCGGTTCTCCTGATCGGTACGGTCGCCATGCTATATCCGCTGCTTTGGGTCATCACGATCGCTTTGAAGGGCAACAACGATATTTTCACAACGACGCCGCAGTGGCTGCCCACTGAGTTTCATTTCGAGAACTTCGTCAAGGGGACCAAAGAAATCCACTTCTGGCAAATGTTCAAAAACTCGGTGTTCATATCGATTCTGAGCACCATCGGGCAGGTAGCCAGCTCCATCGTGGTCGGCTACGGCCTCTCGCGTCTGCGTTTTCCCGGCCGGAAGCTCTGGTTCAGCAGCTTCATCGGCAGCATGATGCTGCCCGGCTTCGTCGGTCTCGTACCCGTCTTCCATCTGTTCTCGCAGCTTGGCTGGTACAATACGTGGCTGCCGCTGATCGTCCCTTCTTACTTGGGGAATCCGGCCTTCACCTTCCTGTTCATTCAGTTCCTAAGCACGATTCCGAAGTCGTTCGACGAGGCGGCCAAAATGGACGGCGCCGGCGACACGCAAATTCTGTGGCGCATTCTGGTTCCGATGTCCCTGCCCGTCGTCGTCACGATGATCATTTTCGCCTTCAACGGTTCATGGAACCAATACCTGGAGCCTCTTATCTACCTGGTCGATCAAGACAAATGGACATTGTCCGTCGCGCTCGCTTCGTTCGCATCCAACTGGACGACGCAGTGGAACTATTTCATGGCCGCCGATCTGATCTACATGCTGCCGCTGCTCATTATTTTCTTCTTCGGCCAAAAGTACTTTATGCAGGGTCTCGGGTCGGTCAATTCCGCCGGCTTGAAATAA
- a CDS encoding carbohydrate ABC transporter permease → MNSVASRKRDRFGWVKGYLHISPSILGFCIFVAYPLVMSVYYALTKWDGYNKPEYVGFDNFNYLFTVDPVFWKALRITFYYVLINVPASLIGGLLLAMLLNKNLPGIKFFRTAFYLPTVLPMIATLTLWKFIYQPQYGLANRVLHLFGADPVNWLSDERLALFSVIIAGLWQIGGGMIIFLSGLQSIPQDLYEASSMDGAKGWAVFRNVTLPLIAPILFLQLILGIIGAFQSFAQVQVMTGGGPNYATELLNFKIYSDVFGSKMFGYGIAEVWILFLIIMFFTLITFRFSNQFVHYENDNR, encoded by the coding sequence ATGAACAGTGTCGCATCCCGCAAGAGAGACCGCTTCGGATGGGTGAAGGGCTACCTGCACATCTCGCCTTCCATTCTCGGCTTCTGCATCTTCGTCGCTTATCCGCTCGTCATGTCCGTTTATTACGCGTTAACCAAATGGGACGGGTACAACAAGCCGGAATATGTCGGCTTCGACAACTTCAACTACTTATTCACGGTCGATCCCGTCTTCTGGAAAGCGCTTCGCATTACGTTCTATTACGTCCTCATCAATGTGCCCGCTTCGTTGATCGGCGGATTGCTGCTTGCCATGCTGCTCAATAAGAATTTGCCGGGCATCAAGTTCTTCCGTACGGCCTTCTACTTGCCGACCGTACTCCCGATGATCGCTACCTTGACGCTGTGGAAATTCATTTATCAGCCGCAATACGGATTAGCCAACCGCGTCCTGCACTTATTCGGCGCAGATCCGGTCAATTGGCTGAGCGACGAGCGGCTCGCCCTCTTCTCGGTCATTATCGCCGGACTATGGCAAATCGGCGGCGGCATGATTATTTTCTTGAGCGGACTGCAGTCCATTCCGCAGGACTTATATGAAGCGTCGAGCATGGACGGCGCGAAGGGCTGGGCGGTCTTCCGCAACGTCACCCTGCCGCTGATCGCTCCCATCCTGTTCCTGCAGCTCATTCTCGGCATTATCGGCGCCTTCCAATCGTTCGCGCAGGTGCAGGTCATGACCGGCGGAGGACCAAACTACGCTACCGAGCTGCTGAATTTCAAAATCTATTCCGATGTCTTCGGCTCGAAAATGTTCGGCTACGGCATTGCGGAAGTATGGATTTTGTTCCTGATCATTATGTTCTTCACGCTTATCACGTTCCGCTTTTCCAACCAGTTCGTGCATTACGAAAACGACAACCGATAG
- a CDS encoding carbohydrate-binding protein encodes MALKNSKKLYVCATAIALTLSSWSGALVSPANAAQANASDANGLPASVKPTPSSPAQPGQVSFTAADADTAMKAFNQTFWDSTAKFFWANSNKGTSYQGFWVEAELWEMVMDAYQNTSDPALKATLRQQIDDVFDGTVASYGPDWTNNHFNDDIMWWAMASARAYDITKEQRFLDKAKYYFDFVYDTQWDDDFANGGIWWMNSDHSTKNACINFPAAEAAVYLYNVTKDDHYLDAATRIYRWGKTVLTDGNGKVFDRIEVKNGTAPDATHYNQGTFIGAAVGLYNITGNSVYLDDAVKAASFTESHLVDANGVLGYEGPNGDLKGGKTILLRNLAYLQQALEQDSHGHNAAFADQFNNWLSFNANLAWHNRNANNIVDGNWAGQLVSGTYESWSSAAAVEALTVLRPGSANLHDTVRNPYVRTEAESYAIGSGFGLEGSGDGTLQLGGIQPGGYVAMKNVDFGSTGATGFIARVSSATGGGNIEVHLDSLSGPKAGTLNVQGTGSWNTFTDAGTVLRDDQGQPTTITGVHDVYLVFARTNDDYLFNLNWFKFTQTDPTKTDAYARLQGINADEVSGLTKNTGAGILDGVKNNAYALYKGIDFGTGAAAGITAHIASGNQGGSIEVKLDSLSGPTAGSIDVPALNSWDNWVDIMANIDDTLATGVHDVYLVFHGKDGSDYPSNLGWFTFTTVKGKSRDAFGKLEAEDFTGGTGFGTENGGGQTYLAGINAANAPYAMYNYIDFGTTSPTQFTVNAASDTSGGSIEVRLDSMNGPIVATDQAPGTGGWQNFAVSSAPVTTPVTGKHIVFLLFKGTDYLYNVDKFTFGDPAVFTAPEIPPVTAPDSVPPGEVENVQVIRDNGSIQLYWDGPYDIDAQKVVLKPVRNGQPAGDVLTIGKGIQGALLTGLGGDTSNLAIGIQAVDASGNVSKGMTVNLADYPAYTLTADGKTLQAGASIGDDAQLQFKVKDKAASIQSAGIVIDGTTYAIAAPGKQSVDIDLAGNLGAKSAVITIADAAGNRLQQTVTFNVSASIHSMQQLLDRYKRAGQLRGPLVPQLNNDLAQAQHQLDGGKKPQAVKALQDFVKHLNNQALSGSVDKQAKAVLNTDAAAVIKSLQ; translated from the coding sequence ATGGCTTTGAAAAACAGCAAAAAGTTGTACGTCTGCGCGACCGCAATCGCCTTAACCCTTTCTTCGTGGTCCGGTGCCTTGGTATCGCCAGCAAACGCGGCGCAAGCGAATGCTTCGGATGCAAACGGCTTGCCAGCGAGCGTAAAGCCAACCCCATCTTCGCCTGCGCAACCGGGGCAGGTTTCGTTCACGGCCGCGGATGCGGATACGGCGATGAAGGCGTTCAACCAAACGTTCTGGGACAGCACGGCCAAATTCTTCTGGGCCAACTCGAACAAAGGCACGAGCTACCAAGGGTTCTGGGTAGAGGCGGAGCTGTGGGAAATGGTCATGGATGCGTATCAGAATACGTCCGACCCCGCGTTGAAAGCGACGCTGCGCCAGCAAATCGACGACGTCTTCGACGGAACCGTCGCCAGCTACGGGCCGGATTGGACGAATAACCATTTCAATGACGATATCATGTGGTGGGCGATGGCCAGCGCGCGCGCTTACGACATTACCAAAGAGCAGCGGTTTCTGGACAAGGCGAAATATTATTTCGATTTCGTCTACGACACGCAGTGGGACGACGACTTCGCGAACGGCGGCATCTGGTGGATGAACAGCGATCATTCGACCAAGAACGCCTGCATCAACTTCCCTGCCGCCGAAGCCGCCGTTTATCTATATAACGTCACGAAGGACGATCATTACCTAGACGCCGCGACCCGCATCTATCGCTGGGGCAAAACGGTGTTGACCGACGGAAACGGCAAAGTATTCGACCGGATCGAAGTGAAGAACGGCACCGCTCCGGACGCGACGCACTACAATCAAGGGACGTTCATCGGCGCGGCGGTAGGCTTGTACAATATTACCGGCAACAGCGTGTACCTGGACGATGCGGTGAAAGCGGCCTCCTTCACGGAAAGCCATCTGGTCGACGCGAACGGCGTACTGGGCTACGAAGGGCCAAACGGAGATCTTAAAGGCGGCAAGACGATCCTGCTCCGCAATCTGGCCTACCTGCAGCAAGCGCTCGAGCAAGATTCCCATGGCCATAACGCCGCGTTCGCCGACCAGTTCAATAACTGGCTGTCGTTCAATGCTAATTTGGCTTGGCATAACCGCAACGCGAACAATATCGTGGACGGCAACTGGGCGGGTCAGCTGGTCTCCGGCACGTATGAATCCTGGTCGTCCGCGGCAGCCGTAGAAGCGCTAACCGTCTTGCGGCCAGGCAGCGCGAATCTTCATGATACCGTGCGAAATCCTTATGTCAGAACCGAAGCGGAATCGTATGCGATCGGCAGCGGATTCGGCTTGGAAGGCAGCGGCGACGGCACGCTCCAATTGGGCGGCATCCAACCTGGCGGCTATGTCGCCATGAAGAACGTAGATTTCGGCTCCACGGGCGCAACCGGCTTCATTGCCAGAGTGTCGAGCGCGACGGGCGGCGGAAACATCGAAGTCCATCTCGATTCGCTGTCCGGTCCGAAAGCCGGTACGCTGAACGTGCAGGGAACGGGCAGCTGGAATACATTCACCGATGCGGGCACAGTCCTTCGGGACGATCAAGGACAACCGACTACGATTACGGGCGTTCACGATGTCTATCTCGTCTTCGCGCGGACGAACGACGACTACCTGTTTAATTTGAATTGGTTCAAATTCACGCAGACGGACCCGACCAAGACGGACGCTTACGCCAGGCTGCAAGGCATCAACGCCGACGAAGTGTCGGGGTTGACCAAGAACACGGGCGCCGGCATTCTGGACGGCGTGAAGAACAACGCCTATGCCCTGTACAAAGGGATTGACTTCGGCACCGGTGCGGCAGCCGGCATTACGGCGCATATCGCCAGCGGCAATCAAGGCGGATCGATCGAAGTGAAACTGGACAGCCTGAGCGGTCCTACGGCAGGCTCGATCGACGTTCCGGCGCTGAATAGTTGGGATAACTGGGTCGACATCATGGCGAATATCGATGATACGCTGGCAACCGGCGTCCATGACGTTTATCTTGTTTTCCACGGCAAAGACGGCTCGGATTATCCGAGCAACCTAGGCTGGTTCACCTTTACGACGGTGAAGGGTAAATCGCGCGATGCCTTCGGCAAGCTGGAGGCCGAGGACTTTACGGGCGGTACCGGCTTCGGAACGGAGAACGGCGGCGGGCAAACGTATCTGGCAGGCATCAACGCGGCGAATGCGCCTTATGCCATGTACAACTATATTGATTTCGGGACGACAAGCCCGACCCAATTCACGGTCAATGCGGCAAGCGACACGAGCGGCGGTTCGATCGAAGTCCGGCTCGACAGCATGAACGGCCCGATCGTCGCGACCGATCAGGCGCCGGGAACCGGCGGCTGGCAGAACTTCGCGGTCTCCTCGGCGCCCGTCACGACGCCGGTTACCGGCAAGCATATCGTGTTCCTTTTATTCAAAGGCACTGACTACCTCTATAATGTAGATAAATTTACGTTCGGCGATCCGGCCGTCTTCACGGCCCCGGAAATCCCGCCGGTGACGGCACCGGACAGCGTGCCTCCGGGCGAAGTCGAGAACGTGCAGGTCATTCGCGATAACGGCTCCATCCAGCTGTATTGGGACGGCCCTTATGACATTGACGCGCAGAAAGTCGTGCTGAAGCCGGTGAGAAACGGACAGCCTGCTGGCGATGTATTGACGATCGGCAAAGGCATTCAAGGCGCTTTGTTAACCGGCCTTGGCGGGGATACCTCGAACCTCGCGATCGGCATTCAAGCGGTGGATGCATCGGGGAACGTATCGAAAGGCATGACCGTCAACCTGGCGGATTACCCTGCCTATACGCTGACGGCAGACGGCAAAACGCTGCAAGCCGGCGCCTCGATCGGAGATGATGCGCAGCTTCAATTCAAGGTGAAGGATAAGGCGGCATCCATCCAATCTGCCGGGATCGTGATCGACGGCACGACGTATGCCATTGCAGCCCCTGGCAAACAAAGCGTGGATATCGATTTGGCCGGCAATCTAGGCGCCAAGTCCGCCGTGATCACGATCGCGGACGCAGCCGGCAATCGCCTTCAGCAAACCGTAACGTTCAACGTCAGCGCCAGCATCCATTCGATGCAGCAGCTGCTCGACCGTTACAAACGCGCGGGGCAGCTGCGCGGGCCGCTGGTCCCGCAGCTGAACAACGATTTAGCGCAGGCGCAGCACCAGCTTGACGGCGGCAAAAAACCGCAGGCTGTCAAGGCGCTGCAGGATTTCGTGAAGCACTTGAATAACCAAGCCTTAAGCGGCTCGGTAGACAAGCAGGCAAAAGCTGTGCTGAATACGGATGCGGCTGCTGTTATCAAGTCGCTGCAATAA
- a CDS encoding glycoside hydrolase family 125 protein — protein MYETVFRKIEAISSSLKEIDPHMADVFRNCYPNTLQTTVELLDDGTSFVITGDIPAMWLRDSSAQIRPYMEMANEDADLRRLIRGVIHRQAKFLLLDSYANAFNKEANGQGHTGDLPPKGPSVWERKYELDSLCYPVQLCAHYWRTTGDRSVFNEDVRLMFKQIVDTMLIEQHHDRQSGYSFQRFQCPPSDTLPFEGKGTRTNFTGMVWSGFRPSDDACKYGYLIPANMFAVVILRDLGQLALDMYGDSALSESALNLAVQIEFGIETYGKVQHPEFGTIYAYETDGYGNYNLMDDANVPSLLSIPYLGYRPADDAVYRNTRAFVLSPANPSYYSGTHGRGVGSPHTPPGHIWPIGLIMQGLTSVDPQEQEALIRTLIATTADTDYMHESFHPDDPGTFTREWFAWANSLFGEFIVRWVSGRTAAGQSLPV, from the coding sequence ATGTACGAAACTGTATTCCGCAAAATCGAGGCCATCTCATCTTCGCTAAAGGAAATCGATCCTCATATGGCGGATGTATTCCGAAACTGCTATCCCAATACGCTGCAAACGACCGTCGAACTGCTCGATGACGGCACTTCATTCGTCATTACGGGAGATATCCCGGCCATGTGGCTTCGGGATTCATCGGCGCAAATTCGCCCCTATATGGAGATGGCGAACGAAGATGCAGATCTTCGCAGGCTGATCCGCGGAGTGATTCATCGGCAAGCCAAATTCCTGCTGCTAGACAGTTATGCAAACGCATTCAACAAAGAAGCAAACGGGCAAGGACATACCGGCGACCTGCCTCCCAAAGGACCATCGGTATGGGAACGGAAATACGAGCTGGATTCGCTCTGCTACCCCGTACAGCTGTGCGCGCACTATTGGCGGACAACAGGAGACCGCTCGGTATTCAACGAGGATGTCCGCCTGATGTTCAAGCAGATCGTGGACACGATGCTGATCGAGCAGCACCACGACCGGCAATCGGGCTATTCCTTCCAACGGTTTCAATGCCCGCCGTCGGATACGCTGCCTTTCGAAGGGAAAGGAACGCGCACGAACTTCACCGGCATGGTCTGGTCGGGATTCCGGCCGAGCGATGACGCCTGCAAGTACGGCTATCTGATTCCCGCGAATATGTTCGCCGTCGTCATTCTACGCGACCTTGGCCAGCTGGCGCTCGATATGTACGGTGATTCGGCATTATCCGAAAGCGCTCTCAATTTGGCGGTCCAAATCGAATTCGGCATCGAGACGTACGGCAAAGTGCAGCATCCGGAGTTCGGGACGATCTACGCGTACGAGACGGACGGATACGGCAACTACAATCTGATGGACGACGCCAACGTGCCGAGCCTGCTCTCGATTCCTTATCTCGGCTACCGTCCGGCAGATGATGCCGTGTACCGGAATACGCGGGCATTCGTGCTCAGTCCCGCCAATCCGAGCTACTATTCAGGAACGCATGGACGCGGAGTCGGCAGCCCCCATACGCCGCCCGGACATATTTGGCCGATCGGCCTGATCATGCAGGGCTTGACCTCCGTTGATCCGCAGGAGCAAGAGGCGCTGATCCGCACGCTCATCGCGACGACGGCGGATACGGACTACATGCACGAAAGCTTCCATCCGGACGATCCCGGCACGTTTACGCGGGAATGGTTCGCATGGGCGAACAGCCTCTTCGGCGAATTTATCGTTCGCTGGGTCAGCGGCCGAACCGCCGCCGGCCAGTCGCTGCCAGTCTGA
- a CDS encoding GntR family transcriptional regulator — MKAPLYEQIYNHLFQKIKDGELKSGDRLPSENELADQFNVSRITTKKALETLAQHRLVERIRGKGSYVSDALPDLEEAILYENLADTETESSPEAVKLVGLILPEFAESYGSRLIHGVEEQCSKTNCRMLMKLTYDSREVEESAIQSFIDLGVDGFIIFPVHGEHYNTALLRLVLDKFPVVLVDRYLKGIAACSVYTDNQKSVSDLTMHLLERGHREIGFISVPSDNTSSVEERIDGFSETLIRNGIPFKPQHMMSNLHSSLPSPSDKANIQTDIETVRRFVELNPELTAFVAAEYNLALVLREVLIGMNKRIPEDVEIVCFDSPPDPFGKHAFTHIQQDEHGMGRMAVDMLHGQWAGEDVGLNHVIAHSFIKGLSTK; from the coding sequence ATGAAGGCGCCTCTTTACGAGCAGATATACAACCACCTATTTCAGAAGATTAAAGACGGCGAGCTTAAAAGCGGCGACCGGCTGCCTTCGGAAAATGAGTTGGCGGATCAGTTCAACGTAAGCAGGATTACGACCAAGAAAGCACTCGAGACGCTGGCCCAGCATCGGCTGGTCGAACGGATTAGAGGCAAGGGCTCTTACGTTTCGGACGCCTTGCCGGACTTGGAAGAAGCCATATTGTATGAAAACCTGGCGGATACCGAAACGGAATCATCGCCGGAAGCAGTGAAGCTGGTCGGGCTCATACTTCCCGAATTTGCCGAATCGTACGGATCGCGGCTGATCCACGGCGTCGAAGAACAGTGCTCCAAGACGAATTGCCGGATGCTGATGAAGCTGACCTATGACAGCCGCGAAGTCGAAGAATCCGCCATCCAGTCGTTTATCGATCTGGGCGTGGACGGCTTCATCATCTTCCCCGTGCATGGCGAACACTATAATACGGCGCTGTTGCGGCTGGTGCTGGATAAGTTCCCGGTCGTTCTCGTCGATCGCTACTTGAAGGGCATCGCGGCCTGCTCGGTCTATACCGATAACCAGAAATCCGTATCCGATTTGACGATGCATCTGCTGGAGCGCGGGCACCGGGAGATCGGCTTCATTTCGGTGCCGTCGGACAACACCTCTTCCGTCGAGGAACGGATCGACGGCTTCTCCGAGACGCTGATCCGGAACGGCATTCCCTTCAAGCCGCAGCATATGATGTCGAATCTGCACAGTTCGCTGCCAAGTCCATCCGATAAGGCGAATATTCAGACGGATATCGAGACGGTCCGCCGGTTCGTCGAGCTGAATCCCGAGCTGACGGCTTTCGTCGCCGCCGAATACAACTTGGCGCTGGTGCTTCGGGAAGTGCTGATCGGCATGAATAAACGGATTCCGGAAGACGTGGAGATCGTTTGTTTCGATTCTCCGCCCGATCCGTTCGGCAAGCATGCCTTCACTCACATCCAGCAGGACGAGCACGGCATGGGCAGGATGGCGGTCGATATGCTGCACGGCCAGTGGGCCGGCGAGGATGTCGGGTTGAATCACGTCATCGCGCATTCGTTTATTAAGGGGCTTTCGACAAAGTAA
- a CDS encoding ABC transporter substrate-binding protein — protein MKAMKTGVTLTAFLLVAGMLSACGNSDNNNSGNTGNAKNAGNTQDAGNTKNAGNDGGTTGTTTEKAEVTLMTWESQDMNNKIMESMKKFEQENPGITVKLMPAPLSDYGTKLNGMIAAKQAPDIFQLGNDMLVQDQASNLLFDWTEHASADTDFMNGFYPGVLDGWKVDGKNYGLPGLLNTYGIFYNKQLFKDAGLTEPKIGWTYDEFFADMKKLSSKKDGVQQYGLYFHPDPFTVSLYAASAGGSPFADNLLNPTSATVSPQFIEGVTKYQQAIADGSMNPATFDLSTIMGPFKDGKVAMTYQGQWIADDLIRNAPDLQWGYVPMPVVTSQAEIYDAVGWASPVSIKNPDAVWKVMKYLDSTMYKDVLPQTPVAPSAFQASASSYYDTLKAAGHQDLADGIDHILKSPTTLPVRFLTSWAGKANPFIDTVWNNVLSGKGGEKELQGMADKINKTIKAS, from the coding sequence ATGAAAGCGATGAAAACTGGGGTTACGTTAACGGCATTCCTGCTGGTGGCCGGCATGCTGTCCGCCTGCGGCAACTCGGACAACAACAATTCGGGCAATACGGGAAACGCGAAGAACGCGGGCAATACCCAAGACGCAGGCAATACGAAGAACGCAGGGAACGACGGAGGCACAACCGGGACTACGACCGAGAAAGCCGAAGTAACGCTGATGACATGGGAATCGCAAGACATGAACAATAAAATCATGGAGAGCATGAAGAAGTTCGAGCAGGAGAACCCAGGCATTACGGTCAAACTTATGCCCGCTCCGCTCAGCGATTACGGCACCAAGCTGAACGGCATGATCGCCGCCAAGCAGGCGCCGGATATTTTCCAATTGGGTAACGACATGCTCGTGCAGGATCAAGCATCGAACCTGCTCTTCGATTGGACGGAACACGCAAGCGCGGATACGGACTTCATGAACGGCTTCTATCCGGGCGTCTTGGATGGCTGGAAGGTCGACGGCAAGAACTACGGATTGCCGGGCCTGCTGAATACGTACGGCATTTTCTACAACAAACAGCTATTCAAGGATGCGGGACTGACCGAGCCTAAGATCGGCTGGACTTACGATGAATTCTTCGCCGACATGAAGAAGCTCTCTTCGAAGAAAGACGGCGTTCAACAATACGGCTTGTACTTCCATCCCGATCCGTTCACCGTATCGCTCTATGCAGCATCCGCGGGCGGCTCTCCGTTCGCCGACAACCTGCTGAATCCGACAAGCGCGACGGTAAGCCCGCAATTCATTGAAGGCGTAACTAAGTATCAGCAAGCGATTGCCGACGGCTCGATGAACCCGGCGACGTTCGACCTGTCCACCATCATGGGACCGTTCAAAGACGGCAAAGTCGCGATGACGTATCAAGGCCAATGGATCGCCGACGATCTCATCCGCAATGCGCCGGACCTGCAATGGGGTTACGTTCCGATGCCTGTCGTCACTTCGCAAGCCGAAATTTATGACGCCGTCGGCTGGGCCAGCCCTGTCAGCATCAAGAATCCGGACGCCGTCTGGAAAGTCATGAAATACTTGGATTCGACGATGTACAAAGACGTGCTGCCGCAAACGCCGGTAGCTCCGTCCGCTTTCCAAGCTTCGGCCTCTTCCTATTACGATACGCTTAAAGCTGCCGGCCATCAGGACTTGGCTGACGGTATCGACCATATTTTGAAATCGCCTACGACGCTGCCGGTTCGTTTCCTAACGTCTTGGGCGGGCAAAGCGAATCCGTTCATCGATACGGTATGGAACAACGTGCTGAGCGGCAAAGGCGGCGAGAAAGAACTGCAAGGCATGGCCGACAAAATCAATAAAACGATCAAAGCCTCATAA